The following proteins are encoded in a genomic region of Bubalus kerabau isolate K-KA32 ecotype Philippines breed swamp buffalo chromosome 13, PCC_UOA_SB_1v2, whole genome shotgun sequence:
- the LOC129626007 gene encoding eukaryotic translation initiation factor 1-like yields MSAIQNLHSFDPFADASKGDDLLPAGTEDYIHIRIQQRNGRKTLTTVQGIADDYDKMKLVKAFKKKFACNGTVIEHPEYGEVIQLQGDQRKNICQFLVEIGLAKDDQLKVHGF; encoded by the coding sequence ATGTCCGCTATCCAGAACCTCCACTCTTTCGACCCCTTTGCTGATGCAAGTAAGGGTGATGATCTGCTTCCTGCTGGCACTGAGGATTATATCCATATAAGAATTCAACAGAGAAACGGCAGGAAGACCCTTACTACTGTCCAAGGGATCGCTGATGATTACGATAAAATGAAACTAGTGAAGGCGTTTAAGaagaaatttgcctgcaatggtaCTGTAATTGAGCATCCAGAATATGGAGAAGTAATTCAGCTACAGGGTGACCAGCGCAAGAACATATGCCAGTTCCTGGTAGAGATTGGACTGGCTAAGGACGACCAGCTGAAGGTTCATGGGTTTTAA